The following proteins are encoded in a genomic region of Candidatus Methylospira mobilis:
- the pgi gene encoding glucose-6-phosphate isomerase: MPVVTESAAWLALQSHEQIIADLHLRDLFEADPSRFDRYSINLDDILFDYSKNRITDDTLPLLLKLADDAQLKQKIAAMFSGEKINVTESRAVLHTALRNRANTPVMVDGRDVMPDINRVLKQMREFSERVRSHAWRGYTGKPITDIVNIGIGGSDLGPKMVVKALTPYIQPGLRAHFVSNIDENDLLNNLRTLDQETTLFIVASKTFSTQETMANAHSARDWLLSKAPDETAIAKHFVAVSTNAERVHDFGIDTSHMFEFWDWVGGRYSMWSAIGLPIAVMIGMDHFEELLTGAERVDQHFRTADFDKNIPVIMGLLGIWYNNFMGAETHAVLPYDQNLEYLTDYLQQADMESNGKSVDINAQPISYSTGPIIFGEPGTNGQHAFYQLLHQGSKLVPCDFLAAAQSHHHVGDHHAILVSNFLAQTEALMMGRTTEEARRELEKQGVAPSKVDALARAKTFIGNKPSNSFLYRKLSPQTLGSLIALYEHKIYVQGVIWNINSFDQMGVELGKHLARKILPQLDDDQPVGDHDSSTNGLLNYYKSIR; the protein is encoded by the coding sequence ATGCCCGTCGTTACCGAATCCGCCGCCTGGCTTGCCCTGCAAAGCCACGAACAGATAATTGCCGATCTGCACCTCAGGGACTTGTTTGAGGCCGACCCCAGTCGCTTCGATCGGTATTCAATAAATCTGGACGATATTCTTTTCGACTACTCAAAAAACCGCATTACCGATGACACATTGCCTTTGCTGTTGAAGCTGGCCGATGACGCGCAACTCAAGCAAAAAATTGCCGCTATGTTTTCCGGTGAAAAAATCAATGTCACCGAAAGCAGAGCAGTACTGCATACCGCACTCAGGAACCGCGCCAATACGCCGGTTATGGTTGATGGCCGCGATGTAATGCCTGACATCAACCGCGTGTTGAAGCAAATGCGCGAATTCAGCGAGCGGGTCCGTTCGCACGCATGGCGCGGCTATACCGGCAAGCCGATCACCGATATTGTCAATATCGGTATCGGCGGGTCCGACCTGGGTCCAAAAATGGTCGTCAAGGCCTTGACGCCTTATATTCAACCCGGATTGCGCGCCCACTTCGTCTCGAATATCGATGAAAACGATCTGTTGAATAACTTGCGCACACTGGACCAGGAAACTACGCTGTTCATCGTAGCCTCCAAGACCTTCAGCACCCAGGAAACCATGGCCAATGCGCATTCTGCCCGCGACTGGCTCCTGTCCAAGGCGCCGGATGAGACGGCGATTGCAAAACATTTCGTGGCCGTTTCCACCAACGCCGAAAGAGTTCATGATTTCGGCATAGACACCAGCCATATGTTCGAGTTCTGGGACTGGGTAGGCGGGCGTTATTCCATGTGGTCCGCAATCGGTTTGCCTATTGCAGTCATGATCGGCATGGACCATTTCGAAGAATTACTGACCGGAGCCGAGCGTGTTGACCAGCATTTCCGGACGGCCGACTTCGATAAAAACATACCCGTTATCATGGGGCTGCTGGGCATCTGGTACAACAACTTCATGGGAGCGGAAACGCACGCCGTGCTGCCGTACGATCAAAACCTGGAGTACCTGACCGACTATTTGCAACAGGCCGACATGGAAAGCAACGGCAAATCCGTCGATATCAATGCGCAGCCGATTTCATACAGCACCGGACCGATAATTTTCGGGGAACCGGGTACTAACGGCCAGCACGCTTTCTATCAGCTGTTGCATCAGGGCAGTAAGCTGGTACCCTGCGATTTTCTTGCTGCGGCTCAAAGCCATCACCATGTCGGAGACCATCACGCCATACTGGTATCCAATTTTCTGGCGCAGACCGAAGCGCTGATGATGGGGCGCACTACCGAGGAAGCGCGCCGCGAACTTGAAAAGCAAGGCGTTGCTCCGTCGAAAGTCGACGCCTTGGCCCGGGCAAAAACCTTTATCGGCAATAAGCCGTCCAATTCATTCCTGTACCGGAAATTATCGCCGCAAACGCTGGGGTCGTTAATTGCGTTATACGAACATAAAATTTATGTGCAGGGTGTAATATGGAATATCAACTCCTTCGACCAGATGGGAGTGGAGCTGGGCAAGCATCTTGCCCGCAAGATATTGCCGCAATTGGACGACGATCAACCTGTCGGCGACCATGATTCATCCACCAACGGCCTGCTTAATTATTATAAAAGTATTCGGTAA
- a CDS encoding glycosyltransferase family 2 protein: protein MLHDLHGNAEIHVLKVSIITPSFNQGQFIERTLQSVADQTGAEIEHVVFDGGSTDKTIDILKRYGSSIRWESRKDKGQADAVNKGISATDGDIIGWLNSDDIYYPGAIAKIVAFFNDHPDIDLVYGMADHIDTEDKVFESYPTEPWSYQRLKETCIICQPAAFFRRSVVEQLGLLDETLNYCMDYEYWLRLAEHGIRFAYLEGKLAGSRLYAENKTLSARVAVREEINDMFKKKFGAVPIPWLCNYAHVVVGSRIGRISLPIFHAPEVGIRAILAELRWNKRVTFAMLKHFLRRI from the coding sequence ATGCTACACGATTTACACGGTAACGCAGAGATTCACGTATTGAAAGTCAGCATCATTACTCCTTCTTTTAATCAAGGGCAATTCATAGAACGTACGCTGCAAAGCGTCGCAGATCAGACGGGCGCTGAAATCGAACATGTCGTGTTCGATGGCGGCAGCACCGACAAGACTATTGATATATTAAAGCGCTACGGCTCTTCCATACGCTGGGAGTCTCGGAAGGATAAAGGACAAGCCGATGCAGTCAATAAAGGCATTAGCGCAACCGATGGAGATATTATCGGCTGGTTGAACTCCGATGATATTTATTATCCCGGCGCTATTGCGAAAATAGTCGCATTCTTCAACGATCATCCGGACATCGATCTGGTATATGGGATGGCCGATCATATAGATACTGAAGATAAAGTGTTCGAGTCCTATCCAACCGAGCCATGGAGTTATCAGCGTCTGAAGGAAACCTGTATTATTTGCCAGCCTGCTGCGTTTTTCCGGCGTAGCGTCGTGGAGCAACTCGGGCTATTGGACGAAACGTTGAATTATTGTATGGATTACGAATATTGGCTGCGCCTTGCCGAGCACGGCATCCGCTTCGCTTATCTCGAAGGCAAGCTTGCCGGATCAAGATTGTACGCAGAAAACAAAACCCTGAGCGCACGCGTCGCAGTCCGTGAAGAAATAAACGACATGTTCAAAAAAAAATTCGGGGCTGTGCCTATCCCCTGGCTATGTAATTATGCCCATGTGGTTGTTGGATCGCGAATCGGAAGGATATCTCTTCCGATTTTCCATGCGCCTGAAGTGGGCATACGCGCGATACTGGCGGAACTGCGCTGGAACAAGCGGGTTACTTTTGCGATGTTGAAGCACTTTTTACGCAGGATATAA
- a CDS encoding GDP-L-fucose synthase family protein: MTAIAKDAKIFVAGHRGMVGSALMRGLQSKGYQHIITRKRSELDLLDQHAVYNFLAAEQPEYIFMAAAKVGGIHANNTYRADFIFENLTVETNVINGACRADINRLCFLGSSCIYPRDCPQPIREEYLLTGPLEQTNEPYAIAKIAGIKLCESYNRQYGTNYISVMPTNLYGPNDNYDLNNSHVLPALIRKAHEARTRGDKELVVWGTGKPKREFLYVDDLADACIFLMERGVLDGLFNVGTGEDVTICELAETVMSVVGFKGKIVFDANMPDGTPRKLLNVDRMRELGWQSKISLGDGIAKAYADFLTRPAM; the protein is encoded by the coding sequence ATGACGGCCATAGCCAAAGACGCGAAAATTTTTGTTGCCGGTCATCGGGGGATGGTCGGTTCGGCGTTGATGCGCGGCTTACAATCCAAAGGCTACCAGCACATTATTACGCGTAAGCGATCAGAGTTGGATCTGCTTGATCAACACGCCGTGTATAATTTTCTGGCGGCTGAGCAGCCCGAGTATATCTTCATGGCGGCAGCCAAAGTGGGCGGTATACACGCCAACAATACCTATCGAGCCGATTTTATTTTCGAAAATTTAACTGTCGAAACCAATGTCATCAATGGCGCATGCCGGGCGGATATTAATCGCTTATGCTTCCTCGGTTCCAGTTGTATTTATCCGCGCGATTGCCCGCAACCCATCAGGGAAGAGTACCTTTTGACAGGCCCGTTGGAGCAGACCAACGAGCCCTACGCCATCGCCAAGATCGCCGGAATCAAGCTGTGCGAGAGCTATAACCGCCAGTACGGTACTAATTATATTTCGGTTATGCCGACCAATCTTTATGGTCCCAATGACAACTACGATTTAAACAACAGCCATGTCTTGCCTGCTTTGATACGCAAGGCGCACGAAGCCAGGACGCGGGGCGATAAGGAGCTGGTCGTTTGGGGAACGGGCAAGCCTAAGCGCGAGTTTCTGTATGTTGACGACTTGGCTGACGCCTGTATTTTCCTGATGGAACGGGGCGTATTGGATGGGTTATTCAATGTGGGGACTGGCGAGGATGTAACGATATGCGAACTGGCAGAGACGGTCATGAGCGTTGTCGGTTTTAAAGGCAAGATAGTGTTCGATGCAAATATGCCGGACGGCACTCCGCGTAAACTGTTGAATGTCGACAGGATGCGTGAGCTTGGTTGGCAGTCAAAAATCTCGCTGGGCGATGGAATTGCTAAAGCCTACGCGGACTTTTTAACCCGGCCGGCCATGTAA
- the argH gene encoding argininosuccinate lyase, whose amino-acid sequence MKQVHKPWGGRFTEATDAFVEAFTASIEFDKRLADYDIMGSIAHAKMLNRIGILNDREKDGIVQGLNVIRQKISDGDFVWSIGLEDVHMNIEAQLTRDIGEAGKKLHTGRSRNDQVATDIRLFLRDQIDEIRTWIAQLQTALIDLAEREADTIMPGFTHLQVAQPITFGHHMLAWNEMLSRDYERLGDCRKRVNVMPLGSAALAGTPYPLDRTYVSELLGFEQPSLNSLDAVSDRDFAIEFCAAASIIMMHLSRFSEELILWTSAQFGFIDLPDAFCTGSSIMPQKKNPDVPELIRGKSGRVYGHLFALLTLMKSQPLAYNKDNQEDKEPLFDTVDTLVNSLRAFAGMMPHVQPRREAMRESARKGYATATDLADYLVGKGLAFRDAHEVVGKAVQLGIAGSRDLSELGLQELQALSGIIEADVYQVLTLEGSVAARDLPGGTAPRRVREAARLAREKLNGGRK is encoded by the coding sequence ATGAAACAGGTACATAAACCTTGGGGTGGCCGTTTTACCGAAGCGACCGACGCTTTTGTCGAAGCGTTTACCGCATCAATCGAATTCGATAAGCGCCTGGCGGATTACGATATCATGGGCTCCATTGCACACGCCAAGATGCTGAACCGTATCGGCATACTCAACGACCGGGAGAAAGATGGTATTGTACAAGGCCTGAACGTCATCCGCCAAAAGATAAGCGACGGCGATTTCGTCTGGTCGATCGGGCTGGAAGATGTACATATGAACATCGAAGCGCAGTTGACACGGGATATCGGTGAGGCGGGGAAAAAGCTGCACACCGGACGTTCCCGCAATGATCAGGTGGCTACCGATATCCGGTTATTCCTGCGTGATCAAATCGATGAAATCCGCACCTGGATCGCGCAATTGCAAACCGCGCTGATCGATTTGGCCGAGCGTGAAGCAGACACCATCATGCCCGGCTTTACACACTTGCAGGTGGCGCAGCCCATTACCTTCGGACACCACATGCTGGCATGGAACGAAATGCTGTCGCGCGACTACGAGCGTCTGGGCGATTGCCGCAAACGCGTCAACGTCATGCCGCTGGGTTCTGCCGCGCTTGCCGGAACCCCTTATCCGCTGGATCGCACTTATGTGTCCGAGCTGCTCGGTTTCGAACAGCCTTCGCTCAATTCGCTGGACGCTGTCAGCGACCGCGATTTCGCCATTGAGTTTTGCGCGGCGGCCAGCATCATCATGATGCATTTGTCGCGTTTTTCCGAAGAATTGATACTGTGGACCAGCGCTCAGTTCGGTTTCATCGACCTGCCGGACGCTTTCTGTACCGGATCGTCGATCATGCCGCAGAAAAAGAACCCCGACGTACCCGAGCTGATACGCGGCAAATCGGGGCGGGTATACGGTCATTTATTCGCTCTGCTGACCTTGATGAAAAGCCAGCCGCTGGCCTACAACAAGGATAACCAGGAAGACAAGGAGCCGCTGTTCGACACAGTGGATACCCTGGTTAATTCGTTGCGCGCCTTCGCCGGAATGATGCCGCATGTACAGCCGCGCCGCGAAGCCATGCGCGAGTCGGCGCGCAAAGGCTATGCTACGGCGACCGACCTTGCCGATTATCTGGTTGGCAAGGGACTTGCGTTTCGCGACGCGCATGAGGTGGTAGGGAAAGCTGTTCAACTGGGAATAGCCGGTTCGCGCGACTTATCCGAACTAGGATTGCAGGAGCTGCAAGCGCTTTCCGGTATCATCGAAGCTGATGTTTATCAGGTGTTGACGCTGGAAGGTTCCGTCGCCGCGCGTGATTTGCCGGGCGGCACCGCACCGAGGCGCGTGCGCGAAGCGGCGCGTCTGGCCAGGGAAAAATTGAATGGCGGCAGGAAATAA
- a CDS encoding response regulator transcription factor yields the protein MSKVLLIDDDAELVEMLADYLSRDGFAVTTAHNGEKGLPLALGGEFALVVLDVMMPGTNGIEVLKQIRQQSQIPVIMLTARGDDTDRIIGLELGADDYVPKPCTARELAARIRAILRRMEPNPADNHQPITTGNLVLWPQQRRALWCGAPLDLTSTEFNLLEILARNAGATVSKQTLSENGLGRPLAKFDRSIEVHMSRIREKLGLLADGRSCIQTVIRQGYLLIRE from the coding sequence ATGAGCAAGGTTTTGCTGATAGACGATGACGCCGAACTGGTCGAAATGCTGGCCGATTATTTGAGCCGCGACGGCTTCGCCGTCACCACCGCCCATAACGGCGAAAAAGGGCTCCCTCTCGCGCTCGGCGGCGAATTTGCGCTGGTCGTTCTGGATGTCATGATGCCCGGCACCAATGGCATTGAGGTACTCAAACAGATCCGTCAGCAAAGCCAGATACCGGTCATCATGCTTACCGCAAGAGGGGACGACACCGACCGTATTATCGGTCTGGAACTGGGCGCAGATGATTATGTTCCGAAACCGTGCACCGCTCGCGAACTGGCGGCGCGCATCAGAGCGATACTACGTCGCATGGAGCCGAATCCTGCGGACAACCATCAGCCCATCACTACCGGCAATCTGGTTTTGTGGCCGCAACAGCGGCGCGCGCTATGGTGCGGCGCACCACTGGACCTCACCAGCACCGAATTTAATCTGCTGGAAATACTGGCTCGCAATGCCGGCGCCACGGTCAGCAAGCAAACGCTGTCGGAAAATGGTCTGGGACGTCCGCTGGCGAAATTCGACCGCAGCATTGAAGTGCACATGAGCCGCATCCGCGAAAAACTGGGACTTTTGGCCGACGGACGCTCCTGTATTCAGACCGTCATTCGTCAAGGCTATCTGCTTATCAGGGAGTAA
- a CDS encoding putative bifunctional diguanylate cyclase/phosphodiesterase, protein MRCSRADTAMYQAKDAGKNTYRIFDPAIQQALEKRAELETGLRQAVRGLQLTLLYQNQVDEDGRLIGVEALLRWQHPLLGEVPPMEFIPLAEETGFILDIGKWVLEAACAQLMRWSRKPETQRLSVAVNVSVRQFYQPGFVDQVRGIAAQYAIDPALLKLELTESIVLQNVEEAIAELKVLGVTLSMDDFGTGYSSLSYLKQLPFDQVKIDKSFVQGIGYNSNDIFIVSTVITLGRLLGMSVIAEGVEDIKQYEHLRELGCKLFQGYYFGRPKPADELSF, encoded by the coding sequence ATGCGATGCTCGCGCGCCGATACCGCCATGTATCAGGCGAAAGACGCCGGGAAAAACACCTATCGTATCTTCGATCCGGCGATACAGCAGGCCCTGGAAAAGCGCGCGGAACTCGAAACCGGATTGCGGCAGGCGGTGAGAGGGTTACAGTTAACGCTGTTATATCAAAATCAGGTAGACGAAGACGGACGCCTTATCGGCGTGGAGGCCTTGCTGCGCTGGCAGCATCCCTTGCTCGGCGAGGTGCCGCCGATGGAGTTTATTCCCCTGGCCGAAGAAACCGGGTTTATTCTCGATATCGGTAAGTGGGTGCTGGAAGCTGCCTGCGCGCAATTGATGCGCTGGAGCCGCAAGCCGGAAACGCAACGCTTGAGCGTGGCGGTGAATGTCAGCGTCAGGCAGTTTTATCAGCCCGGTTTTGTCGATCAGGTACGGGGCATTGCCGCGCAATACGCCATCGACCCCGCGTTGCTCAAGCTGGAGCTGACTGAAAGCATCGTACTGCAGAATGTCGAGGAAGCCATCGCTGAGCTTAAGGTTTTGGGCGTAACGCTGTCCATGGATGACTTTGGCACTGGTTATTCCTCGCTCAGTTATCTCAAGCAACTGCCTTTCGATCAGGTGAAAATTGATAAAAGCTTCGTGCAAGGCATCGGATATAATTCCAACGATATTTTTATCGTATCGACCGTGATTACGCTTGGGCGGCTACTGGGTATGAGCGTCATCGCCGAAGGCGTGGAAGACATCAAGCAATATGAGCATTTGAGGGAGCTGGGTTGTAAATTGTTTCAGGGTTACTATTTTGGCAGGCCGAAACCGGCTGATGAGTTGTCGTTCTGA
- a CDS encoding sensor histidine kinase: MGRLFWKFFLVILLAQIINVAAVSGLFWLHEPQHWPPHHPDWTPPETWNQQPTPQTGSIPSAVMPHDRHPPPPPPGFREFPLLPIGVGLIVSLALALLLARHISRPVLGLRRAFETMAHGNFDVRLAPQMEGRQDELADLGRDFDRTAEQLTILMDSQRRLLHDVSHEIRSPLARIQLAIDLAQQQPDRTAASIERIQRESERIVRLVDELLTLSRLEARTFLPGEEDNVDVAELIDEIVADARFEAATRNCEIELAVSTKTLIRGRPDLLHRAFENIIRNAIAHTFDGTRINITVAKQDHWLRIDVTDDGPGIPEIALKAIFEPFMRFREQRGKDEEAKGYGLGLAIARQTIVAHGGSITARNRKNGGLQISMLLPIAGI; this comes from the coding sequence GTGGGACGTTTATTCTGGAAATTCTTTCTGGTCATTTTATTAGCGCAGATAATCAATGTCGCTGCCGTCAGCGGCCTGTTCTGGCTGCATGAACCGCAACATTGGCCGCCACATCACCCGGACTGGACGCCCCCGGAAACATGGAATCAGCAGCCCACACCGCAAACCGGCTCGATACCTTCCGCCGTCATGCCGCATGACCGCCACCCGCCGCCTCCACCGCCCGGCTTTCGCGAGTTTCCGCTATTGCCGATCGGCGTAGGACTGATTGTCAGTCTGGCGCTTGCCCTGCTGCTGGCGCGTCACATTTCCCGCCCGGTACTCGGGCTTAGACGGGCGTTCGAAACAATGGCGCATGGAAACTTCGATGTGCGCCTTGCGCCGCAAATGGAAGGGCGTCAGGATGAATTGGCCGATCTAGGGCGCGACTTCGACCGTACTGCCGAACAGCTGACCATCCTGATGGACAGTCAGCGCCGGCTTTTGCATGATGTTTCCCACGAGATTCGCTCTCCACTGGCGCGCATTCAGCTTGCAATCGATCTTGCTCAGCAGCAGCCGGATAGAACCGCCGCCAGTATCGAGCGCATACAGCGCGAATCGGAGCGGATTGTTAGACTGGTAGACGAATTACTCACTTTATCCCGTTTGGAAGCGCGCACTTTTCTGCCGGGAGAAGAAGACAATGTCGATGTGGCGGAGCTGATCGATGAAATTGTTGCTGATGCGCGTTTCGAAGCCGCAACGCGAAACTGCGAAATCGAACTCGCGGTATCCACCAAGACATTAATTCGTGGACGTCCGGATTTACTGCATCGTGCGTTTGAAAATATCATCCGAAACGCTATAGCGCACACTTTCGACGGGACGCGCATCAATATCACTGTCGCGAAGCAGGATCATTGGTTGCGCATAGATGTAACCGATGACGGGCCCGGCATACCGGAAATTGCATTAAAAGCCATTTTTGAACCCTTCATGCGTTTCCGCGAACAGCGCGGCAAGGACGAAGAAGCAAAAGGCTACGGCCTCGGTTTGGCTATCGCGCGCCAGACCATCGTAGCCCATGGCGGCAGCATAACGGCGCGCAATCGCAAAAACGGCGGATTGCAGATTAGTATGCTGCTGCCAATAGCAGGGATATAG
- a CDS encoding PAS domain-containing protein: MGHRLRMPDGRIKYVHVHYLTEQDQDLNPVLVVGSLQDITAFKKSEEALRLSEERLRQALRVTGAGVFDHNHDKDIIYWSGEQRALHGWGGNEWISLQTFFKCVHPEDRERIVAAVACAHIPDGDGLLDVEYRVVHRDGGVRWLSTRSQTLFDGRHAMRRAVRTIGASRDITDSKRVEMEQRIAATAFQTQEGIIITEFDHRIVRVNRAFTEITGYEAEEVIGKKPSVLKSGRHDESFYRDMLVSLLRSGFWQGEVWGTGINRAIVTPSGSELPQCAETTDERRIMWVILPISASARRQKKKSIIWRFMMRLRGCPTGTACWRIWIV; the protein is encoded by the coding sequence ATGGGACACCGTTTGCGCATGCCGGACGGGCGCATCAAATACGTTCATGTACATTATCTGACCGAGCAGGATCAGGATTTGAATCCGGTTCTGGTAGTCGGGTCGCTGCAGGATATTACCGCATTCAAAAAATCCGAAGAGGCGTTGCGGCTCAGCGAAGAGCGCCTCAGGCAGGCGTTGCGCGTTACCGGCGCCGGTGTTTTCGATCATAATCACGATAAGGATATCATCTACTGGTCGGGCGAGCAGCGTGCATTGCATGGCTGGGGCGGCAATGAATGGATCAGTTTGCAGACGTTTTTCAAATGCGTGCATCCTGAAGATCGCGAGCGTATCGTTGCCGCTGTAGCGTGCGCGCACATCCCGGATGGAGACGGGTTACTTGATGTCGAATATCGCGTCGTTCACCGTGATGGCGGCGTGCGCTGGCTGTCCACGCGCTCTCAAACCCTTTTTGACGGGCGGCACGCAATGCGACGCGCCGTGCGCACCATCGGCGCATCGCGCGATATTACCGACAGCAAGCGCGTAGAAATGGAGCAGCGTATAGCCGCAACCGCTTTTCAGACTCAGGAAGGCATCATCATTACCGAGTTTGATCATCGCATCGTGCGGGTCAACCGCGCGTTTACCGAGATAACCGGGTACGAAGCCGAAGAAGTCATAGGCAAGAAGCCTTCCGTTTTGAAGTCGGGACGCCACGACGAGTCGTTTTATCGGGATATGCTGGTATCGCTGCTGCGTAGCGGATTTTGGCAAGGGGAGGTCTGGGGGACCGGCATAAACAGGGCCATTGTTACCCCAAGTGGCTCAGAATTACCGCAGTGCGCGGAGACGACGGACGAACGACGCATTATGTGGGTAATTTTGCCGATATCAGCGAGCGCAAGGCGGCAGAAGAAAAAATCCATAATCTGGCGTTTTATGATGCGCTTACGCGGCTGCCCAACCGGAACCGCCTGTTGGCGTATCTGGATCGTGTGA
- a CDS encoding NYN domain-containing protein: protein MISQRPAAKIESEEPALRLAVLIDADNAQATVIEGLLAEIARFGEATVRRIYGDFTSPASASWKRVLQRYAIKPVQQFAYTTGKNATDSTLIIDAMDLLYTRNFDGFCLITSDSDFTGLAMRLREEGLTVLGFGERKTPEAFRNACHKFVFTEVLRPGTAAEPVAQPLKTKRGKKSSPAQAPAEETDYKPLFPKEFLITALEQSIDDAGWTHLSTFGNYLTKLQPDFDSRLYGYRKLSDLVKAKTDLFVTEERQAEGANQKVLYIRAK from the coding sequence ATGATATCCCAACGACCAGCTGCAAAAATCGAATCCGAAGAGCCTGCTCTCCGATTGGCGGTTCTAATCGACGCCGACAATGCTCAGGCGACCGTCATAGAAGGTCTTCTGGCCGAAATCGCAAGATTCGGAGAGGCCACTGTCCGGCGCATATACGGCGACTTCACATCCCCCGCAAGCGCTTCCTGGAAAAGGGTTCTCCAGCGATATGCCATCAAACCGGTTCAACAGTTTGCATATACCACCGGCAAGAATGCCACAGACAGCACGCTGATAATCGATGCCATGGACTTGTTATACACGCGAAATTTTGACGGCTTTTGCCTGATTACCAGCGACAGCGATTTCACCGGACTGGCTATGAGGTTACGAGAAGAAGGGCTTACAGTGCTGGGATTTGGCGAAAGGAAAACGCCTGAAGCTTTCCGCAATGCCTGCCACAAATTCGTGTTTACCGAAGTACTGCGTCCAGGCACTGCAGCCGAGCCGGTCGCACAGCCACTTAAAACCAAGCGCGGAAAAAAGTCCTCTCCAGCTCAGGCGCCTGCCGAAGAAACAGATTACAAGCCTCTATTTCCAAAGGAATTTCTCATAACTGCCCTGGAACAGTCCATTGACGATGCCGGATGGACGCATCTCAGCACCTTCGGGAACTACCTTACCAAGCTGCAACCGGACTTTGATTCCCGGTTATACGGCTACAGGAAGCTTTCCGATCTCGTCAAGGCGAAAACCGATCTCTTCGTCACGGAAGAGCGACAGGCGGAAGGCGCAAATCAGAAGGTTCTCTATATTCGCGCAAAATAG
- a CDS encoding glycosyltransferase family 4 protein, which produces MKVILAVNAIKPPLTGIGRYNWELATRIPSIPGVEDVRFLRGGRGQWVKDIDALLQGSAIKIAARRSLLRSSTVVASYRILTTILLRQRLRPYADYIFHGPNFYLPQCSGPAIATIHDLSIFRYPQFHPPERVAFMEKEVAVSLERANFLITDSEFVRQEVIEFFGWPEHKVCSVPLGVTEDFHPRNREQTAEVLGRFGLEYGGYTFCVATIEPRKNIAALLSAYGELPEALRKRYPLVLAGDKGWLSKPIHRSIEQAQSEGWLRYLGFVPESDLPAIFSGARGFAYPSLYEGFGLPVLEAMASGIPALISNRSSLPEVAADAALIVEANDIREISDNLRILLEDEQWRNVAVKKSLEVASRYSWQSTAQKTVDVYRMVADGNFALGGSA; this is translated from the coding sequence ATGAAAGTCATACTAGCCGTAAACGCCATCAAACCGCCTCTAACGGGTATCGGACGATATAACTGGGAGCTGGCAACGCGTATTCCGTCTATTCCCGGGGTGGAAGACGTGCGCTTCCTTCGGGGCGGTAGAGGTCAGTGGGTAAAAGATATTGATGCGTTACTGCAAGGATCGGCAATAAAAATTGCGGCCAGGCGCAGTTTGTTGCGCAGTTCCACTGTGGTCGCCTCATACCGGATTTTAACAACTATCCTGTTGCGTCAGCGCTTGCGCCCTTACGCCGATTATATTTTTCATGGACCGAATTTCTACTTGCCTCAATGTTCCGGCCCGGCCATCGCCACCATTCATGATCTTTCCATTTTTCGTTACCCGCAGTTCCATCCGCCTGAACGGGTTGCTTTCATGGAGAAAGAGGTTGCGGTCTCTTTGGAGCGGGCAAATTTTCTGATTACCGATTCGGAATTCGTTCGCCAGGAAGTGATCGAGTTCTTCGGTTGGCCGGAGCACAAGGTTTGTTCCGTGCCATTAGGCGTTACAGAGGATTTTCATCCGCGCAATCGTGAGCAGACTGCCGAAGTATTGGGCCGGTTCGGTCTTGAGTATGGAGGTTATACCTTTTGCGTAGCGACCATAGAGCCGAGAAAAAATATCGCGGCTTTACTGAGCGCTTACGGGGAGTTGCCCGAAGCCTTACGCAAGCGTTACCCTTTGGTGCTGGCTGGCGATAAAGGATGGCTAAGCAAGCCGATACATCGGAGCATAGAGCAGGCGCAAAGCGAGGGGTGGTTGCGTTACCTTGGTTTTGTGCCGGAAAGCGACTTGCCGGCAATTTTTTCCGGCGCGCGCGGATTTGCTTATCCTTCTTTGTATGAGGGTTTTGGGCTGCCTGTACTCGAAGCCATGGCCAGCGGTATTCCCGCGCTTATTTCCAATCGTTCTTCATTGCCGGAAGTCGCCGCGGACGCGGCGCTGATTGTTGAAGCGAACGATATTCGTGAAATCTCAGATAATCTGCGTATATTGTTGGAAGACGAGCAGTGGCGTAACGTTGCTGTTAAAAAATCGCTGGAGGTGGCATCAAGATATTCCTGGCAGTCGACAGCGCAAAAAACAGTTGATGTTTACCGCATGGTTGCCGACGGAAACTTTGCGCTTGGGGGAAGCGCTTAA